One region of Chlorobiota bacterium genomic DNA includes:
- a CDS encoding site-specific DNA-methyltransferase — protein MFYRLPTILRATALITNYDNTIIQGDCLEIMKQLPEKAFDLVVTSPPYNLKNSTGNGMKDSRGSKWQNALLTNGYSHHSDCMPHAEYAEWQHDCLKEMLRLTSDNGAIFYNHKWRVQDGLLQDRADIIRDLPVRQIIIWKRKGGINFNAGYFLPTYEVIYLIAKPDFRLAPKANAFGDVWEFKQEMKNDHPAPFPIALIDRIINSTFAKNVLDPFMGSGTTAIAALMNNRTYTGIEISPDYCSMAEARIKDFRQELQLEFSTYSPS, from the coding sequence ATGTTTTACCGATTACCTACCATTCTGCGAGCAACAGCATTGATAACCAATTACGATAACACGATCATACAAGGCGACTGCTTAGAAATTATGAAGCAATTGCCGGAGAAGGCCTTTGACCTTGTTGTCACCTCGCCGCCATATAATCTTAAAAATTCTACGGGGAATGGGATGAAAGATAGCAGGGGGAGTAAATGGCAAAATGCTCTTCTTACCAATGGTTATTCTCACCATAGCGACTGTATGCCACATGCAGAATATGCGGAATGGCAGCACGATTGCTTAAAAGAGATGCTACGATTAACAAGCGATAACGGAGCGATTTTTTATAACCACAAATGGAGAGTGCAGGATGGATTACTGCAAGACAGAGCGGATATTATTCGTGATCTTCCTGTCCGGCAAATCATTATTTGGAAACGGAAAGGGGGAATTAATTTCAACGCAGGGTACTTCCTGCCAACCTATGAAGTGATTTATCTGATTGCAAAGCCAGATTTTAGGCTTGCACCAAAAGCCAATGCTTTCGGCGATGTTTGGGAGTTTAAGCAGGAGATGAAAAATGATCATCCTGCCCCATTCCCTATTGCGCTGATTGATCGCATTATTAACTCCACATTTGCAAAAAACGTTCTTGACCCATTTATGGGAAGCGGAACCACAGCAATTGCGGCGTTAATGAACAACAGAACGTACACAGGAATTGAAATTTCCCCCGACTACTGCTCAATGGCGGAAGCTCGCATTAAAGATTTTCGTCAAGAGCTTCAGCTGGAATTTTCAACATACTCACCATCGTAG
- a CDS encoding c-type cytochrome, producing MNRLQVHFLVFALLGIATTIGCGDATGTIELPLLETPKDFPAIITPKDNPYSPEKAELGRYLFYDTRFSADYSVSCASCHQQQHAFSDGFNRVSKGFAGRTGTRNAMALTNIAYNTSFFWDGGVPTLEQQAIAPIIHPDEMNMNTDTLVARLQTEPRYRELFRNAWNNEEITLERITKSLATFQRTLISSNAPYDRWRRGQTSAMTASAVRGNNLFFGEEGDCFHCHVSFNFTDNTFHNNGIDSVSVDEGRARVTNLGRDNGSFRTPTLRNIAVTPPYMHDGRFQTLEEVVRHYNSGGKLHPNRDPLMRPLGLSDQDITDIVAFLNALTDSVFISNPAFRNPW from the coding sequence ATGAACAGATTGCAGGTACATTTTCTTGTGTTTGCACTGCTGGGCATCGCCACAACGATTGGTTGTGGCGATGCCACCGGCACGATAGAACTACCATTGCTGGAAACTCCAAAAGATTTTCCAGCGATTATTACCCCAAAGGACAACCCATACTCACCAGAAAAAGCAGAGTTAGGCCGTTATCTGTTTTACGATACACGTTTCAGTGCTGATTACTCCGTTTCATGTGCTTCTTGCCATCAACAGCAGCACGCATTTTCCGATGGATTTAATCGGGTTAGCAAAGGGTTTGCCGGACGCACAGGAACTCGTAATGCCATGGCCTTAACCAACATCGCCTACAACACCTCGTTTTTCTGGGACGGCGGCGTTCCTACGTTGGAGCAACAAGCCATTGCCCCAATCATCCACCCCGACGAGATGAATATGAACACCGATACGCTGGTTGCGCGGCTGCAAACCGAACCGCGCTACCGGGAGTTGTTCCGCAATGCTTGGAATAACGAAGAAATAACCCTGGAACGGATAACGAAATCGCTGGCAACATTTCAGCGGACGCTTATCAGCTCAAACGCCCCTTATGACCGCTGGCGACGCGGCCAAACCAGCGCGATGACCGCCTCGGCAGTGCGTGGGAACAACCTGTTCTTTGGCGAAGAAGGCGATTGCTTCCATTGCCATGTCAGCTTCAATTTTACCGATAACACATTCCACAATAATGGCATTGATTCCGTTTCGGTGGATGAAGGCAGGGCACGTGTCACGAATCTTGGGCGCGATAATGGCAGTTTCCGCACCCCAACATTGCGGAACATCGCTGTAACGCCCCCCTACATGCACGACGGACGATTCCAAACATTGGAAGAAGTGGTGCGGCATTACAACTCTGGCGGGAAACTTCATCCCAACCGCGATCCCCTGATGCGCCCGCTTGGGCTTAGCGATCAAGACATCACCGACATCGTTGCATTCCTGAATGCACTGACAGACTCTGTGTTCATCAGCAATCCCGCATTTCGCAATCCATGGTAG
- a CDS encoding OmpA family protein, giving the protein MPIAQRFSSLGVCAGTYQGRALLCWFASLLLAPSTFSQIPSIPASTRIFAGPNVSAASGTETADIPVFGNSTACGSYTNGRFNATVGGFAMLPELLSSTLGVGGGFSITRTSANFATPPLEPTLILNRGTDRVVRIDEEFRLKASYMTIGLEAMTLWHPFKRLQLGVGASIGLNIASSFEHTQHILGPQGYRFADGSSEQPLKGASSLQAAMISVGPKLNVGYEFTVGSTVIMPHLTFSSNALSPLKDWAWQHYTIGGGISYYIDATPQVVLPSPLDPGSATVVELPAKPAAPPMLRANIDLFSVDEQDQRLPEVVISSKETTQRHFVPLFPAVFFERNATVFPDRYKTVTRTMAERFTVSNLAGNNPIVVQHQVMNVIGSRMKKDTAARITLVGQISRGEAPELARVRALEVRAYLIRAWEIDSSRIAIAPNSKGLLQRSNESTEDGRADNRRVEILSDSPEILSPVITEKKELSLVPPMLKINPTFDAEAGVKQWELSILHQGKEIGRFTSDGNDDESELMWDIVRETPESTIPPLFAQLRVEDSTGRVVRAVTAVPLVVARRAAAGNVVARAGDEELINFTLAGYDVRSAEFTRGNKMLVEEIGKVLRNGARVTVTGHADRLGNQQNNRELATERADRVAETIRQMATQRGLKGVAVISAGGNIETDRFTNDLPEGRTLTRGVTVMIEQKVAQ; this is encoded by the coding sequence ATGCCTATTGCCCAGCGGTTCAGTTCGTTAGGGGTATGTGCTGGCACATACCAGGGCCGCGCATTGCTCTGTTGGTTTGCTTCGCTTTTGCTGGCTCCCTCCACCTTCTCGCAAATCCCTTCAATTCCCGCATCCACACGCATTTTTGCCGGACCAAACGTTAGCGCGGCAAGCGGAACGGAGACGGCAGATATTCCCGTGTTCGGAAATTCAACGGCTTGCGGCAGCTACACCAACGGGCGCTTCAATGCCACCGTTGGCGGGTTTGCTATGCTGCCGGAGCTGCTAAGCAGCACGCTTGGTGTTGGCGGTGGGTTTAGCATCACCCGCACATCGGCCAATTTTGCGACCCCACCGCTGGAACCAACCCTTATCTTGAATCGCGGAACCGACCGCGTTGTTCGGATTGATGAAGAGTTCCGGCTGAAAGCCTCCTACATGACCATTGGACTGGAAGCGATGACCCTGTGGCATCCCTTCAAACGGTTGCAGCTTGGGGTGGGGGCCTCCATCGGGCTGAACATCGCCTCCAGCTTTGAGCACACGCAACACATCCTTGGGCCGCAAGGATACCGGTTTGCTGACGGGAGTTCGGAGCAACCGCTGAAAGGGGCTTCCTCGCTGCAGGCAGCAATGATTAGCGTGGGGCCAAAACTGAATGTGGGATATGAGTTCACGGTGGGAAGCACCGTTATCATGCCCCATCTCACCTTCAGCAGCAACGCGCTTTCGCCGCTGAAGGATTGGGCCTGGCAGCATTACACCATTGGCGGCGGCATCAGCTACTACATTGACGCCACCCCGCAAGTGGTGCTCCCCTCGCCGCTGGACCCGGGATCGGCAACGGTGGTGGAGCTTCCGGCCAAACCAGCCGCCCCGCCAATGCTGCGCGCAAACATTGACCTGTTCAGCGTTGACGAGCAGGACCAACGGCTTCCCGAAGTTGTCATCTCCTCCAAGGAAACCACGCAGCGGCATTTTGTGCCGTTGTTCCCGGCGGTGTTCTTTGAGCGGAACGCCACCGTTTTCCCCGACCGATACAAGACGGTGACCCGCACAATGGCCGAGCGGTTCACGGTGAGCAATCTTGCCGGGAACAACCCCATCGTTGTGCAGCATCAGGTGATGAACGTGATTGGCTCGCGGATGAAGAAGGACACAGCGGCACGCATCACCTTGGTCGGCCAGATTTCACGCGGGGAGGCTCCGGAGCTTGCACGCGTCCGTGCGCTTGAGGTTCGGGCTTACCTGATTCGCGCTTGGGAGATTGATTCTTCGCGGATTGCAATCGCCCCAAACAGCAAAGGGCTGCTGCAACGCTCGAACGAATCCACCGAAGACGGGCGCGCCGACAACCGCCGCGTGGAAATCCTTTCCGATTCGCCAGAGATTTTATCGCCGGTGATTACCGAGAAAAAGGAGCTGAGCCTGGTTCCGCCAATGCTGAAAATCAACCCTACGTTCGATGCAGAAGCGGGGGTGAAACAGTGGGAACTTTCCATCCTTCACCAGGGGAAGGAGATTGGGCGATTCACCAGCGACGGCAACGATGATGAATCGGAATTGATGTGGGACATCGTGCGCGAAACCCCTGAATCCACGATTCCCCCACTGTTCGCACAGCTTCGGGTTGAAGATTCAACGGGGCGGGTGGTTCGGGCCGTGACGGCTGTTCCGCTGGTTGTTGCCCGCCGCGCAGCCGCCGGAAATGTGGTTGCCCGCGCTGGGGACGAAGAACTGATAAACTTCACCCTTGCTGGTTACGATGTCCGTTCGGCGGAGTTCACACGCGGGAATAAGATGCTGGTGGAAGAGATTGGGAAAGTGCTTCGCAACGGGGCGCGCGTTACCGTCACCGGCCATGCCGACCGTTTGGGGAACCAACAGAACAACCGCGAGCTTGCCACCGAACGCGCCGACCGCGTGGCCGAAACCATCCGCCAAATGGCCACGCAGCGTGGGCTGAAAGGGGTGGCGGTGATCTCTGCCGGCGGCAACATCGAGACCGACCGCTTTACCAACGACCTGCCGGAAGGCCGAACCCTTACACGCGGCGTGACGGTGATGATTGAGCAGAAGGTCGCCCAGTAA
- a CDS encoding OsmC family protein, translating into MPITIERIDNDYHFVARNDTGNEVAMDGSPNIGGHNLGARPMEMLLMALGGCSGIDVVSILRKGRQEVAEFSMEVHGQREPGAEPSLYQTIHIHYRLAGELDAERVRRAIQLSMEKYCSVAKTLEATATLTWSFELNGERYE; encoded by the coding sequence ATGCCCATAACCATTGAACGGATTGATAACGACTACCATTTCGTTGCCCGCAACGATACCGGCAATGAAGTGGCAATGGATGGCTCGCCAAACATTGGCGGCCACAACCTGGGCGCACGCCCCATGGAAATGCTGCTGATGGCCCTGGGCGGATGCAGCGGCATTGACGTTGTTTCCATCCTCCGGAAAGGACGGCAGGAGGTTGCGGAGTTCAGCATGGAAGTTCATGGCCAGCGGGAGCCGGGGGCCGAGCCATCGCTGTACCAAACCATCCATATCCATTACCGGCTGGCGGGGGAGTTGGATGCCGAACGGGTGCGGCGCGCAATTCAACTCAGCATGGAGAAATATTGCTCGGTAGCGAAAACGCTGGAAGCCACAGCAACCCTCACATGGTCCTTTGAACTGAACGGAGAACGGTATGAGTGA
- the mrdA gene encoding penicillin-binding protein 2 gives MNDEQQFGSRTRKNIFMGIVGLVALAFVGRLVQLQLIEGNEYRQKSEAQGIKRSVREPNRGAIYDRYGRLLVGNVPAYSISVVPNKLDPEVKRKLATIMRVDTAEINRLVKQFKTNDYSPVKIFRDVTYADFARLSELHTELPGVDIEEDSKREYTSEVRASHILGYIGPISEGELKTAGDYYLRNDLIGKNGTERAWETELRGEKGYEFLLVNNRGKRVGRFNNGNNDLKPFNGFDLYLGVDAQLQQYAEQLLRPYHGAVVALDPSTGEILAMASAPDYDLRIFSGSRDREAIRALKQDTIGVPEMNRATQAVYPSGSTWKMLMSIAGLMEGIITPKTTISCPGSFTLGGNTWKCHGAHGAVNVQKAIHVSCNVFYYKLALQLGIDNYYKYAHLFHFGEKISADVVEGGTLMPSRAYMDKKYGKDRWKGPLVNLGIGQGDMLVNPLQLAAYCAAIANNGVWNKPHLVRAVRNRRLNNEIDRVRYEPENLGIPMELLQVIQQGMYDVVNTPGGTARAARLDSIIVAGKTGTAQAGKGKKDHAWFVCYAPFDKPKIAMCVLVENSGFGGTYSAPIARKLINFYLTRHREPGDDVVGHNVQSPYSLPSIMPDSGDGDSQESDLLPGELLPE, from the coding sequence ATGAACGACGAACAACAATTTGGGTCCCGCACGCGGAAGAACATCTTCATGGGGATTGTGGGATTGGTGGCGTTGGCGTTTGTGGGGCGGTTGGTGCAGCTGCAACTGATTGAAGGAAACGAGTACCGCCAAAAATCGGAGGCCCAGGGGATAAAACGGAGCGTACGCGAGCCGAACCGCGGCGCGATCTACGACCGCTACGGGCGGTTGCTGGTGGGGAACGTCCCGGCCTACAGCATCTCCGTCGTCCCAAACAAACTGGATCCCGAAGTCAAACGGAAATTGGCGACGATCATGCGGGTGGACACTGCCGAGATCAACCGCCTTGTGAAGCAATTCAAAACCAACGACTACTCCCCGGTAAAAATCTTCCGCGATGTCACCTATGCCGACTTTGCGCGGTTAAGCGAGCTTCACACCGAGCTTCCGGGCGTTGATATTGAAGAAGACAGCAAGCGGGAGTACACCTCCGAAGTTCGCGCAAGCCATATTCTTGGGTATATCGGACCAATCAGCGAAGGTGAGCTAAAAACCGCCGGCGACTACTACCTGCGGAATGACTTAATCGGCAAAAACGGGACGGAGCGGGCATGGGAAACGGAGCTTCGGGGGGAGAAAGGGTATGAGTTCCTGTTGGTCAACAACCGTGGGAAACGTGTTGGAAGATTTAACAATGGGAACAACGACCTAAAGCCGTTCAACGGGTTCGACCTTTACTTAGGGGTAGATGCGCAGCTTCAGCAATATGCCGAGCAGTTACTGCGCCCGTACCACGGCGCGGTGGTTGCGCTGGACCCCAGCACCGGCGAAATTCTTGCAATGGCCAGCGCGCCCGATTACGACCTTCGCATCTTCAGCGGCTCGCGCGATCGTGAAGCAATCCGCGCACTGAAGCAGGATACGATTGGCGTGCCGGAGATGAACCGCGCAACGCAAGCGGTCTATCCCAGCGGCTCCACCTGGAAAATGCTGATGTCCATTGCAGGGTTGATGGAGGGGATTATCACCCCAAAAACCACCATCTCCTGCCCCGGCTCGTTCACGCTTGGCGGGAACACCTGGAAATGCCACGGCGCGCATGGCGCGGTGAACGTCCAGAAGGCAATTCACGTTTCCTGCAACGTGTTTTACTACAAATTGGCCCTGCAGTTGGGAATAGATAATTACTACAAGTACGCCCATCTTTTTCACTTTGGCGAGAAGATCAGTGCCGACGTTGTTGAAGGGGGAACGCTGATGCCATCGCGGGCATACATGGACAAGAAGTATGGGAAAGACCGGTGGAAAGGCCCGCTGGTGAACCTGGGGATTGGGCAAGGCGATATGCTGGTAAACCCGTTGCAGCTTGCCGCCTACTGTGCGGCTATTGCTAACAACGGCGTGTGGAACAAGCCGCATCTGGTCCGTGCAGTCCGCAACCGCCGATTGAACAACGAGATTGACCGCGTCCGCTACGAGCCGGAAAATCTGGGAATTCCGATGGAGCTTCTGCAGGTGATCCAGCAAGGGATGTACGACGTGGTAAACACCCCGGGCGGAACCGCACGGGCGGCACGGCTGGACAGCATCATCGTTGCCGGAAAAACCGGAACCGCGCAGGCGGGGAAAGGGAAAAAGGATCACGCATGGTTTGTTTGCTACGCACCGTTCGACAAACCAAAAATTGCGATGTGCGTGCTGGTGGAGAACAGCGGATTTGGCGGAACCTACTCCGCCCCGATTGCCCGCAAGCTGATCAACTTCTACCTTACCCGCCACCGCGAGCCTGGGGACGATGTGGTTGGCCACAACGTGCAATCCCCGTACTCCCTCCCCTCCATCATGCCCGACAGCGGAGACGGAGATTCGCAAGAAAGCGATTTACTTCCCGGAGAACTGCTGCCGGAGTAA